From the Drechmeria coniospora strain ARSEF 6962 chromosome 02, whole genome shotgun sequence genome, the window cgtcgccggcgtcgtacCGTCCGCCTGCTCGTGCGTGGtgaacggcggcgacgtggacAAGCGGAATGCGTGATGATCCTCGCCCTGCACGGCATGGTCGTGGGCAACTCGCACCTCGAACAAGCGGCGGAATTGCTTCTGGTTTTTGCTTTGCTCTGCGCCTGAGGCAGCCCCTGCCGCTGGCCTGAGGACGAAGCAGGGAGTACGAAGCACTGCCGACGCGcaggtactcgtactcgtgcacGCAGGGACTCTGACACGATGACGCCCGATGGAGGTAACGACTAGgcgtaccggtacatgtaGTGGCACttgcccaagtacttacttacaggaCTCGCCTGTGGCGCACGCGCATGGAGGCACCTACGGACGAAAAATAGAAGCTCACCAGCGCGGCGAGCTGGGTGTGGCGCAAGCAAACGTCACGCCCACGCATCCCGGCACGCCGGCGCGTACTGTAAATACCCTCTGCCCAGTACCAATGGGGACGTGCATCTGTAACAGGTACAGGTCGacgggtacatgtactcggaaGAACGAGTAATCCAACGTGCAAGGCACCGGCTTCCGCACCGCACAGCGtaccaggtacggagcaggcaagtaagtgcatgtacatgtagctaTGCCGCTGAAGCACTCCGCaattacttcgtactccaGCATGCAGGGCACCGGCTTCCACACCGCACAGCGtaacaggtacggagcaggcagataagtacatgcaccaatGCCGCTgaagcactccgtaattactccgtgctccaaCACACATGCAAAACATGTCCAACACGTCCACCGTCGGTCCTCGCTgtttttcttcttcctttGCTCCGTGCTACGGGTGCGGTGCGTCCTGGAACGGGGTCTTGTCAGCCGGATGTGACGACCCGTCCGCCACCGAGTGGCTGTCAAACAACGCTGGCCAGTTCGTGCTGGGCGCCAAGATTAAGTGCTGATCTCGACGGAAAAGGCGGCAGCTCACGTCTTGCCTCTGCCTGCACCGCGGAGGAGTGACCCTCACGATGGGTACGCTTCCCTGGCCTTGCCCGGTGCgtgtacgtacttgggtgcgAACGCATGCGCATGCTCCACAGGGACCATGCCAGCTTCCATTCTAGCCAGGCTCTCAGGCGACTCGGGTGCTTGGCCATGCGACGCGGGCGTCCAGATACCTATTGCGGGCGGTGCAAGAGAATGCTGCACGTGCGAGTGTACAGGAATAGTGCATGCATGTCAGGTTGCGAGGTTACCCCGGGCCCccacggccaaggcgccAAGGCCCGACACGGCGAGCGCTGCCGCCAGCTTGCCATGCAAACGCGGCGTACCTTGCACGTACGTACTATGTTGCAAGCATCTGTCAAGCATGATTGTAGGTGCAAGCaatactacggagtactccgtagtactcgtacttacaCGGGATCGCCTGCGTCATTACAGCcagctactaggtactaattaGCGAAATCGTGctaccttggtacctaggtactaattACCGGAGCATGGAGTAGACGGACTGcattacttacatgtaacTGACGATTCAGTTCGAGGCGCTATAGCACCtagtattacctactaggtagcaGTCTGTAATTGGGTGCAAGTGCCGGTACATGGGATCGCCTGCACCTTTGCTACAGCTAATACCGTACACGTACCTGAGACATACTCGTACGGTTTTCGAGGCGCTATTACGGGATTGTAATGTGGGTTGGGGTGCAAGTGCTCGTAGGTACGTGGGATTGCTAGTACCAAGTAATACGCTGCACACGTACAACATACAACCACGTTGCGCTTCAGCTCGAGGCGCTACGTCAGGTtttgtaggtgcaagtacggagttacTCGCACATGGCAAGGTTGTCTGCACCCTGATTGCCAGCTAATACCGTACGGCGTGCTTGTAATACCTGgtcgtgtacggagtactgtacaagtagatacagtacatgtacatgacgCTTCAGCTCGAGGCGCAGCTGCCACAGGCGTAGTCCGGCCTGCGAGAGCTACAtgacggtacggagtaccagcgGGGTGGCAAGCATTATCACTACTGGTAGGTCGTGGTATAACCGAGCACGTCGTGCTCGTCAATCTCGCACACTGGCACCGCCGCGTCGCAATGCGACGTTCACGACTGTCGTCCAAACCACTCGTGCACtgcctaggtaggtagccaGCGACGGTTGCTTCAGGGAGGCGGAGGCTCGTTGGGACAAGGCTCTTGGGAAACCCCTACgtgtacggaatactccgtgcttgcctTGTCCATGCCTGCTGCGGTCGGTCTAGTTGTACGCAGATGCAAGGCTTGCGACGCCTCCGTGTCCTTGTTACCAGGTCcaagtgcacatgtacttacttatgccGGCCGTGGTCCGTCCATTCACATCCGCAGGTACTTATTTGTATACGTGTgtttgcaagtaatactaggtacttacttgctactgtgctaggtactaggtactaggtatactACTGTAATACTAGTATGTAAGTACCAGTGTATAGGTACTAACTAGTTgcctaccaggtacctagtagatGTGCTGTAGACGATGTCCTTTACAGGGGCTGAGTGGCGGCCAAGGGCCTGCGCGCCATCGCGGCGGTGCTGCTGGGTACCTgccatgcatgcacctgTGATTTGAAGCGGCGCGGAGCATGGTGCGCGGCACGGCTGAACACACCTCACAGGCACCAAACGCCATCGTGAGCGGCAAAAGACCTCCTGTCACAAACTCTTCTGCTACCCGTCGTGCCGGCCCCGCATCGCTCGGGaacgcagccgccgccgatgctgGTTTGGGCCCAGCCAGATCGATTGCCGCGTCGGTGCGAACCTCTGCCCGCATCGTGCCCGTCTCGCGGGACGCGTGCTGGCTCCTCCGCCTCTGGCCCTCACcgccaacgccaacgccatggccacccagaggctgccgtcgacgagctttTCCCGCATCGCACACAAGGTCATGCGCACCCATGAGAGGAGATGGTCGTGCCGATGAAGCCAGCATCCGAGCTGACTCTCCGCAGGTGCTCGTGCCGCAGGTGCGCCGTCTGAGCATCCACCAGCATCAGTcgctgcggctgctggccCAAGTACGGACGTGGCCATGACCCCCAtcaccgccgccaccgtctgACCCGTCACTCGCAGTCTGGCGCTCCGGTTCCGCGAGGCCGCCTTGTTCGTACCGTGACGGAGGCAAAGACGGCCATCGATGAGTTCGGTACCGTCACCACCTACCTTGCCCGCATCCGCCCATCACCGACGAGTCGTCGCGACGCGGCCCGTACGCTGACATGGTTCCAGGACCTGGCTGTCGCATCACGCCGCAGCTTCTGCCTCGAGCCCGAGTGTATGGTCGGCTCGGAGGGGGTGGCCGATGCGCCGGCCAGGTCGTCTGTGGCCCCGAGCACGGCCAGCTCGTCGCGTCCGAGATGCTTGGCCAAGGAGGGCGCGGGCGACaagatggcctcgtcgtcggcgagctctaCGTCACGCAgtcggtcgaggccgcgTCGGAATGGTAtctcgccatggccatcgACAGGGAAAGCTGCTCTCCGACCATTGCCATCTCCAAGAAGGGTGGCCGTGACATCGACGTCATCGCCCGGGACCATCCACCGACCCTCTTTGCTTTTCCCTTCCAGCTATCCCGAGggctgacggccgaggtgctTTCGAGCATCGCGTCGGAGCTTTCGCTCTCATCGCGGGAGAGGCGGCATCTCGAGCGGATCCTCCAAGCCATGCACGGCATCTTTTCGCGACGGGACGCCACGCTGCTCGAGATCAACCCCCTCGTGcgcaccgccgacgagcgctTCCTCTGCGTCGACACCAATTTCACCtttgacggcgccgccgccggacggCAGGCGGAACTCTCGGCGCTGCGCGACGGGAGCCAggaggtggccgacgagctcgaggccgagcggcACGGGCTCGTCTACGTCAAGATGGACGGCAACATCGGCACCGTGGTGAACGGGGCGGGcctggcgatggcgaccaACGACGCCGTTGGCTTCTGCGGCGGCGCGAGCGCCAACTTTTtggacgccggcggcaaggcgacCGAGGAGACGATGCAGAAGGCGTTTGCCATTGTCACGCGAGACCCGACCGTCCGGGCCATCCTCGTCAACATCTACGGAGGTgacgtcggcctccttcCGTCGAGACAGACGTGCGCACATTCTGACGAGCCGCTCACCAGGCATCACCCGATGCGACATGATAGCCGCGTCCATCCTGGGCGCGAGCCGGCAGATGGACATGCGCGTGCCCATGGTCGTGCGCCTGCAGGGCACCAACGCGGAACGCGGCCTGAAGATGGTGAGCGAGCCGCGATCCCTTGACgccacgtcgccggcgccggcgccgctccCGCGCTGACAAGGAGCGACGACGAacagctcgaggccgccgacctgGGATTGCACGTCGAGTCGGACTTTGGGCGCGCAgcccagctcgtcgtcgagcttgcgAATGCGAcggtcgtcgatggcgagaaGTGATGGGCAGTTTGCTTCATGCCACCTATGCTACATGATGCAAACCATGTACGTGACAGATGAGCGCTGCTCAACTTGAAAGTAGCAGTATGAGGTGGTGCTGAAACGTGGTCCAGATGGAATCGAATGCAGTGGAATGAGTTTGTTCAC encodes:
- a CDS encoding succinyl-CoA synthetase beta chain; translation: MVRGTAEHTSQAPNAIVSGKRPPVTNSSATRRAGPASLGNAAAADAGLGPARSIAASVRTSARIVPVSRDACWLLRLWPSPPTPTPWPPRGCRRRAFPASHTRSCAPMRGDGRADEASIRADSPQVLVPQYGRGHDPHHRRHRLTRHSQSGAPVPRGRLVRTVTEAKTAIDEFGPGCRITPQLLPRARVYGRLGGGGRCAGQVVCGPEHGQLVASEMLGQGGRGRQDGLVVGELYVTQSVEAASEWYLAMAIDRESCSPTIAISKKGGRDIDVIARDHPPTLFAFPFQLSRGLTAEVLSSIASELSLSSRERRHLERILQAMHGIFSRRDATLLEINPLVRTADERFLCVDTNFTFDGAAAGRQAELSALRDGSQEVADELEAERHGLVYVKMDGNIGTVVNGAGLAMATNDAVGFCGGASANFLDAGGKATEETMQKAFAIVTRDPTVRAILVNIYGGITRCDMIAASILGASRQMDMRVPMVVRLQGTNAERGLKMLEAADLGLHVESDFGRAAQLVVELANATVVDGEK